From Chloroflexota bacterium:
TGCGGCTTCGTTTTCCACGCCCGGGAAAACATAATCGGCGATAAGCTCGAAGGGGGGATTCTTGGCCTGTTTGATAAACCCCTTATCCTCAGCCACTTTCTCCAGTCCGTCAGGAGAACCAGAGGCTAGAGGTGAGAGGAGCGCCACTAACACGGAAAGGAGCAAAGCAACATGCCACCACTTCACTTTCAGTCTCATATCCTTTCTCCTTTACACCTTTTGCGGCTGCAGCAGATCTCTTCTTGCTGCCAGTACCAAACTGAGGACTGTCACAGTGATAAGTCCTTCCCCGATGCCAATAAGGGCATGCCAGCCTGCCATGGCAGGAAAAACCACAGAAAACGGCGAAGTCCCTGAAACCCACAACTCGGCGGCGCAGGCAGAGGCAGCCAGAAAAACCCCGCTCCAAGCACCAACAAAAGCACCTACCATCATGCCTCTCCTGTCTCGACCCATGAGGCTGCTAATACCCTGATAGAGGTAATAACCCACAAAGCTGGCAATAACGCCCATGTTCAGCACATTTGCCCCCAGTGCCAGAAGTCCCCCGTCCTGAAACAACAAACACTGCACCATGAGAACACAGGCCATTATCAGCACCGCCATCCACGGCCCTAGAAGAATGGCTGCCAGAGTTGATCCCAGAAGGTGCCCAGAGGTGCCCCCAGCTACAGGGAAGTTCAGCATTTGAGCCGCAAAGATAAAAGCAGCCGTTACCCCGAGCAAGGGGATTCGCTTATCTTCCAGCTTCTTGTTTGCCACTCCCACAGCACAGGCCACGCCGCCGGCGGAAACAGCA
This genomic window contains:
- a CDS encoding cobalamin biosynthesis protein CbiM → MHIPDGFLSTATIATTFAVSAGGVACAVGVANKKLEDKRIPLLGVTAAFIFAAQMLNFPVAGGTSGHLLGSTLAAILLGPWMAVLIMACVLMVQCLLFQDGGLLALGANVLNMGVIASFVGYYLYQGISSLMGRDRRGMMVGAFVGAWSGVFLAASACAAELWVSGTSPFSVVFPAMAGWHALIGIGEGLITVTVLSLVLAARRDLLQPQKV